The region ACATTCTTAAAACTTAATTTAAAAAAAGGCAAAACTAATCTCTATTTTGAAATAAATCAGAAAAATACTTTATTATGAGCAAATACCCAAAGCTAGATTATCTATAAACTTTTCTATGGCCTCATCCATGTTAAAAACGGCACGCCCATGATATTTCTCACCAGCAAGCGTATATGTAAAGGATAGTATTGTCATTGCAAATATGGGATAGTCAATGGCATCATTCTTTAAATTGTCTTCAAGATGTTTACTAAGAAGGCCAACCCATTCAATCATAAACGGTTCAGAAGGTTTACTTGTTTCTTCCAGTATTAAATGTATAATTTCATAGTTATCATCACAAAACGCAGCTAGATCCGTTACAACAGTATTTAGAAAGTCTTTGGGGGTTTCACATATATAATCCTTAAATATACAGGCAAAATC is a window of Methanobacterium sp. DNA encoding:
- a CDS encoding TetR/AcrR family transcriptional regulator, whose protein sequence is MTDETEQKILDAALKLFSKKGYESATTIAIAEEAGFNEKTLFRKFKTKKNLYDMMAVQYIDKLKEDFACIFKDYICETPKDFLNTVVTDLAAFCDDNYEIIHLILEETSKPSEPFMIEWVGLLSKHLEDNLKNDAIDYPIFAMTILSFTYTLAGEKYHGRAVFNMDEAIEKFIDNLALGICS